The genomic interval CGGATCAACGTCCAGATGCAATTCAACCCCGCCTCCCGTGTCAACTGCTCCGTAATAACCTTACTTTGGCCATAAACCGTATGCGGACCATAATCAGTATCATTCTCAGGAAAATGTTCCGGGCCACAGACATATTGAGAAGAAGTAATAATTACCCGTTCAATACAAGAGCATGCCTTGATCGCCTCCAGCACATGCTGTGTACCTGTAATATTTACATCATACTCCACATGAACATCCACATCCTCAACACAATCCGTCCGGGCCGCCAAATGAATCACATGCGTCGGAGCAAATGCAGCAACAGATGCAGAAAGCATCGAGGCATCCATAATATCCACACGTTTCCAGAATGCCCGATCTTCAGGATTCAAAGGTTCCGCAATATCCAAATTCAAAATGGCATCCGCCGACTCCCGATAAAAATGAATCAGGTTCGTTCCGATAAATCCCGAGCCTCCTGTCAAAAGCAATCTCACCCAATCACCTCTTTATAAACCTGCATCATCTTCGAATAAAACGCTTCAAATTCAAAATTCATCTCAAACCGCTTACGCCCGGCTTTCCCCATGCGAATTCGAAGCTTTTCATCAGTCAGCAGTTTCCCCATCGCCTCAGCCAGAGCATTTGAATCCCTGGCCGGCACCAGAAAACCGGTTTCACCCTCAACGATCTGCTCAGCTGTCCCCCCGATATCTGTTCCTATAACAGGAAGCCCCATGGCCATCGATTCAATCACCACGCCGCCAAAAGGCTCCGGCAAACCAGACGGCACCACCGAAACATCCAGCGCGGCATACGCCGCTTTAATATCCTCAACATCCCCCGTCAGAATAAATTGATTCTCAACACCCAGCCGAACAATCAATTCCTCCAACTGTTTCCGGTGCACCTCATTCCCCGGAAAAGGACTGCCGATAATCAGATAGCGTACATGTGGAAATTCGGGTTTAAGTCTGGCAGCAGCTTCAACTAAATACTCCTGGCCCTTACGCTCAAATTTAATGCGGCCTACCACACCGACCGTCAAATCATCTTTCAAATCAAAACGTTCTCGAAAAGCCCGAATCCGATCCTCGGAAACAACAGAGAACTCCGCCAAAGGAAACCCATTGTAAATCGTTTGAACCTTATGGGCAGCCGCACCTTGAAACTGATCCGCCACCGCATTCGAAACCGCAATCACACGCCCCGCCAACAAACCGATCAGCTTTTGATACCCCCACCAAAGCCTACCGAATTCAGAAAAAGATTCCCGCATGTGCCAAACCACCGGAACCCGGCAAATACGCCCTGCTAAAGGAGCAATAGGCAACAAAGCCGCATTAACATGAATCACATGGGGACGAAATTTTCGAATCATCTTCATGCAGAACAAAAATGAAGGAAGAAAGCCTGTCAAGAATTTCAATTTCCCCCGTAGCGAAGACCATGTTGCGCGCTCGATGAATTGATTGCGTATCGAGTGAAAAACGGGAATCCCCGCGCTAGCCAGGCATTCCGATAAAGGTCCCTCATCCCGCAAGATAACGTGAACATCGTGCCCTTCCTCTTGTAACCGAGACGACAGTCTCAGCAAAGATCTGGAGGCTCCGTAAAGGTCACATCCATTATGAAAAAAGAGAATTCGCATCATTCAAAATTCAGTCCCAAATATTCGGAACACAAATTATGCACCAGAAGACCTCCGGAAAACGGGAAAAACTGTTGGAAGCAGATTTTTACAAATTACTAACCAGATAAAACGCGGATTGCCTATTAAATACCGACGCCATAAACGCCTGGGCTCTATACAAAGCCGAAACAACCACTCCAACCCACAAGACATCATCCAACGTGGAGCCTGACGAATATTTCCTGCATGAAAATTAAAAGCCGCTCCAACGGCCAACAAAGCATTTGCATTGAGCCTAGGAGCAAACTTACCAACCCAATAATCCTGTTTGGGCGTACCTAAACCACACCACACAATATGAGCCCCTGACTCATTGATCATATTAACGACACTCTCCTCCTCTTGATCTGTCAAAGGTCGAAAAGGTGGAGAATACATTCCCGCAATCTTAAGCTGTGGAAACTGACGA from Verrucomicrobia bacterium S94 carries:
- a CDS encoding glycosyltransferase family 1 protein, translated to MMRILFFHNGCDLYGASRSLLRLSSRLQEEGHDVHVILRDEGPLSECLASAGIPVFHSIRNQFIERATWSSLRGKLKFLTGFLPSFLFCMKMIRKFRPHVIHVNAALLPIAPLAGRICRVPVVWHMRESFSEFGRLWWGYQKLIGLLAGRVIAVSNAVADQFQGAAAHKVQTIYNGFPLAEFSVVSEDRIRAFRERFDLKDDLTVGVVGRIKFERKGQEYLVEAAARLKPEFPHVRYLIIGSPFPGNEVHRKQLEELIVRLGVENQFILTGDVEDIKAAYAALDVSVVPSGLPEPFGGVVIESMAMGLPVIGTDIGGTAEQIVEGETGFLVPARDSNALAEAMGKLLTDEKLRIRMGKAGRKRFEMNFEFEAFYSKMMQVYKEVIG